The DNA window TGCAGCTCCGGGAGACAAAGCTGGTGTCTGATGCCCAGGGTGGGGCGGCGGCAGGAGTCTGAAGGTATGTGTGGGTGACCCCGCCAGAACTAAGCAGTGGGGATGGGGAGCTGGCTCCACAGGCCTTCCACAAGACCATGACTGCCCTCTGCTCTGGGGCCCAGTGGCTCCTCACTCAGGTGCCCTGAGCACTGACAGCAGCTCCTTCTGCTCTCTGTGAAGAGCCTGAAACCAAAGAGAGGAGATGTGTGGGGCATGAGAAAAGCACACCCCAGGCCCCTTCCCAGCCCAGGTCCCTAGAACAATGTGGCTGGGTCTGTGGCTCATGTCACAGGACAAAGACAAGCAGGAAGTCCCTGCCACCCAGTAGTATTCCTGGCCATCTGGATGCCCTGGCCACCTCTGCTGGGCCTCTCCAGAGCAGAATCCATGTCCAACAAGGACTCCCAAGTGGCTCCAGCTCCTTTGCCTTCACTGGAGAAATTCTTTCCCCGCAGGCTGAAAGTGGACCCCAGGGCATGCTGGGTAACGCTCAATCACTGAGCACCGAGACAGTGAAAGAGGTTTTGAGGCTCGCACATAGGGTCAACACTGAACATCCGGTCCAGCGGCTGCATTTCAGACAAGGCCAGGATGGAAGCTGGGCTGGAGTGAGGCTATGGGAACAGAGCTGACAGGTTCGGGGACCACGGTTTGGACAGTTTGTTATCCAGGGAGACAAGAGTGCTAAGAGCCTCCTAGGGATGGAGGGGTTGAGGATCCAGCAAGGTGGCTCCAAGTACCTAAGGACCAACAAGCACTGGGAGACTGGAGGGGACGGGGACAGGTCTACCACCTGTGGCTACCTGTCCCAACCTAGGGCAGGCTGCAGAAGAGCAAACCAGAAGGAACCTGGGCACCACGAGCCTCAGCAAGTGGCTGTCCACTGTTAGGCACAGACCGGGCAGCTCTATAGCGGATGAAGAGGCCCCAGAAGTAACAGTGACACTCGGGCCTTCCAGAGACATTTAGAACCCCATCTGAAGCCACTAAGAAGCGattgcaggcctttaatcccagggctcggggagcagaggcaggtggatctctgagttcgaggccagcctggtctacagagtgagttctaggacagccagggctgttacactgagaaaccctgtctcgaaaacaacaacaaaaagaagcgcTCTCACTACTCCAGTCACACCTAACACTTGCACCACCCAGCTCCACTACCTCAAAGTCCCTTGGGACCGATTTCAGAAGCTGACTGTTCTCTCAAGGGACACACACTTCCTGGCACATGTTTCCAAGCACCGGAAGCTCTGGAgcctttttatttacttattttttaaatgtgcatactgtccagaagagggtgacagatcccttggaactggagttatgacagttgtgagcccccacgtgagtgctgggactccaaCCCCTGTCCTTCTGGGGTCCTTCTGTTTAAGGACACTGCTTGCCTGCATGCAGCAGAGGCTGCACCACTGGCCTCAGCGGGTGGACTCCACCCGGACAGAGGCCCAGGCTCTCGCCCTCTCTGCTTGCGTTCACTTAGCAGCTGCATAGGAACATGTGCTGTGACTGGACTTCAGCACAAGCACTGAGGAGCCAACCTCGCATGTCCCATCAAAGGTGCTGTGGGCACAGCCCGCTCCCCATGGGATCCCTTCGGCTGGGAGAGAGGAAGCCACCAGCCAGGGCCCCGAGATGGAGAAAACCGGCAAAGGCCAGCACTTGCCTGCCATGCCTGCTGGAGGGCCTGGACCTGCTGCTGCAGTCCCTCCACCTGCCTGCGCCCGGCCAGGACGGCATCGGCCAGTTCCTGGTTCTTGGCCTCCTGCTTCCGCACCCGGCGGCACAGGGTGTCTCTTTGCTGCAGGAAGTAGGGTGCCATGGCGCTGCACAGGTCTTTCTCTGGGATTCCACTGGGTCGCCTGGACAGAGGGGcacagtatggtgatattttacttgtgctgaaatgtgattttatttgtatgttaataaataaagttgcctggggatcagagctaaaagcaagccatttagcagaagtccagcggtgatggcacacgcccttaatcccaatcacatggcaggcagagtctctgtgtgttcaaggacacggCCAAGCagtgacccgaacctttaatcccagtaccaaccatagagacctggaggtctgtatagacaggcagtgacgaggaaatcatgtggttgggtttagagccaatgagaaggtagaacagaaagacaataaaaagacaggtcacactggagacagtctctctctcaggggaaggacagcagcaagtggtaagctaaaggctagctagtgctctggtctcttgggcttttaactctgtatttggctgtgtttcttatttaataaggccGTTTAGAATTTCCTCTACAGCACATGGTTTCCAGGGGACACGGAGGGAGGAATATAATGTACAGGAGGCTTCTACCTCTAAACCTAACCAGTAACAGTCCTACTTCAAGTCCTGAGCTAAGCTAGGACTCTTCTGGGATCCCTGCTACCTCTTGAATCTGTTTCCGATGGGACTCTGACTTCCTGGCCCTCAGCCTCCCTGCCTACAGGCAGGCACCCCTCCAGGCCTCCTCCCTCAGCTCCCCACACAGCCTGCTCCTCCACACACCCATCTCCAGCACCCTAGAATTCACAGTGGCTCTCCAGACCTTGCCTCTGTCCTTATGACCACGAGTCCGTGCTGGTACATTACCCCAACGGACTATGAGTTAGGGAGAACTGGGGGGAGGCAGGGTGACCTTTCCCAGACTGGGTGCCTCCTCAGAGAGGGCCCAGCCTCTTAGAGGCCCTGTGAGAGCTATTAAGTATAGACTGATAAGGGAAGGTGTTTTAGGGAGCGAGATTAGTCAATGAGCAAAGACTACTGCAGGTTCTTCTACGAATTCCTTCAGTTATAAAATttcagctgtcctctgacccctacacaTGTTCTGTGGGATACACCCCCaaagaataaatgtaattttaaaatttgagaggTGCAGGCTTGGAGCAGCTGTGCTGACTATTTGGGCACTCTCTGGGCTGAGAGAGCCAGAGGTCCCTCAGCCAAGCATCCACTTGGTACTTCACCTGGATGGTGGGCCACCTCTGACAGCCCATCACAGGGAGAAGGGCCAGACACTCTAGTCCCAGGCCCAAGTCACATGCtgaccccagccttccccccccccacctgctTGTCCATCCTGAACCATGCcctaatcattcttttttttgttgttttttttgttttttgttttttgttttttggagacagggtttctctgtgtagctttgcacctttcctggaactcacgctgtagcccaggctggcctcgaactcacagagatctgcctggctctgcctcccgagtgctgggattaaaggcgtgcgccaccaccgcccagcccaatcattcatttttttaaggaCAAGTAAAAGAAAAGATATCCAGGCTGGGCCTGGTGGTCCATAGCAGTCCACAGTAcctgagaggctaaggcaggagtcAAGGTTCACAGCCTACAGGCCAgtcatggtggtgcacgcttttaatcccaggcaTCTTTATGATTTCTAGTCTACacaataagttccaggccagccagggctatctaggccctgtctccaaacaaacccACACTTTCTAGGctatggctggagagatgtttcaggtGTTAAGGCAATCAGAGGACCTGGAGTCTGATTCCCGGCACCTACATGGAGGCTCCCAACTGTCGGTCACTCCAGtcagatctgctgccctcttctgataGACCAGGCATGAGAGAGGTGCAGAGACAAACATTCGTTCCAGAAAACAGACCTATCTTAACAGCAGCAGCAAGATCAGTCACCCTGAAccagcgagttcaaggccagccgaaGGAACTTGAAAAAGAACTTGTTTATGTGGAtggagttttgcctgcatctatgtatgTGCGCTACATGAGTGCTGGTGGGGCCAGAACTGGAGTTGAGGGTGAGCAGCTACGCGGGTGCTGGGTACCAAACCCTGGTGCTTTGGAGTAGCAGCCAGTACTCATGATCACTGAGCTGCCAGCTGAGGGAACTCCGCGAGACCCTGTACCAAAAGAAAACGTAGAAACAGGGCTAAGGCAGTAGACCTCTGCCTAGCCTGCCCCAGGCCCTGCGTTCAGTGCCTAATACAACAGAATAATAAAAAGACATGCCAACTGTGTAGCCTGGGAGCTGTAGGTAAGGtaaggggaggcagaggaagtctCCTGGAGCCCAGGCCACTCTGGTCATGACCGTCTCCTGCCTTCCTCACCCCAGTCACCACTTCTCTGTCCAGCACACGGCAGACCAGACAGCCATGCTGGCCAATGCAATGCCAGCTGCCGAGGGCAGCTTGTTCACGACTGAACACACTGAGACAGCCCATGCTTCCTAAGTGTGGCACTGAACACACTGAGACAGCCCATGCTTCCTAAGTGTGGCACGAACACATGAATGAAAGCCACGTGACTGGTCACCTAATCCTGGCCCTCGGAGCCCCACCTCTGCTTGCTCCTGTAAGGTCCTGGGGGTCCCAGGAAGCCTCGAACGGTCCCGTTTCagaggccaggaggccaggaacTCAGACACGGGTGAGAACTGGTCTTCTTCCAGACACTGAAGCACCCTGCTCAAGTACCCTCTACCTGGTCTCACCAGGCTGGCTCTCCGTGGGCTTTGCCTTCTTCTACGATCTTATCCAGGGAGTTGAGGACAGCTTCCAGGTTCCCTTCctcttttatttctgagatttccTCCTgagcagaagagaagaaagagctgtgaggacttcatgcatgctctCAGTGGAAACATGCTGAGCTGCTAACAGCACTGAGGAAGACTTTGGCTAATTTTTATCACTCTCCTGAATAATCTAATTTCTCTACAATGTGTGGTTTTTAGAATTAacccaagaaaatataaaatagcaaacactaaaaaagaaactgcatgtaaagAGTGGTAGCagatgcctttgatcctagcagtccagaggcagaggcacgcatgtctctgtgagttcaaggccagccagggctacacagggcaAACTCCAGAGGCTGCGACTCTCTTGTCTCTATACCAGGTACCTGTTTTAACACCGTCCTGGAGCAACAGCACAGACGGCTGACTCTCTAGGAACATCATGGGaactcctttttcctttttgagaaggTTCtcatgtgtagaccaggctggccttgaactcacagaaatccgcctgcctctgcctcctgagtcctggaattaaaggtgtgcgccaccacactgggCAATCATCACAGTAAGTGAGACCTGAGTGGAGTGGAGCCCTGTCCTTTGTGGCATTTCTAATACTACTCAGTTTATCAAGGGCCGCTTCAGAAGCTGGGCGTGCAAAAGTGAGTGAGGCCCATTGGGCCCTGGCTGAGCTCACACCGCCTTGGCTGGTAGACAACTCACAAACAGTTATATTACAGGACCAGGAGAGAAGGCGGCACTGAGACACACGTTGTTTGGAGGGTAAGGGGGCACTGGATGACAGTTCTAGGAGCTGAGCAGACAGGGACCGCAAACAGGCTGCCATCTTGAGGGAGCTGAATACAGAGTGAACCCTACGCAAAAGGACCTTCTGGCCATTGTGCCACTCACCCGGATGGATGTCTGTAACTGAGCCACAAACTTGTCATAGACACTCCGCGTCACCCCAGGATCCAACTCATGGAAGTGTTGGTAACAGTTGGTGAATCTCTCGAAGCTGTCAGGAAGGAGACAAGCAAACCTGGGGTGAGCAGCCCCAGCCAGTCACCTCTGTGTTTATCATGGAGCCCCGGGTAACGGCTGTGGGTACAATGTCCTCCAGTGACAGGTCGGCCACTTCCACTCCAAACTGGGCTCTGGTAGCATTTGCAAATGGGTTATGGCAGACACTCAGACACCTACCCTTGGAGGAGCTCTCTCTCCCTGGCCAGCTCACCCCTCTCTAAGTCAGCCCAGCAGTGAGAGCCGCTCTGGTGCCTCAGTTCTTCCTGGTGGATAGATGTGAAGGAAAGCCTAATGCTGTGGCAGAACCTGATGTAGTTGAACAACATAATCCAACAGTTCGAGCCACGTCCTGAGCATGTCCGGAACTGGCCTGTGATGACTGGGGCTCTGgttagggcagcctgggctaggtGTCTGCAGGGACTGCCTCAAATGAGGCCTAACTGGAGCTCCCTCCTAGGCTGTTAGcgtcttttctttctgttctctccctgatttcccttcttttttcttcagcTTCTCTTGGATTATTAAGCATGGTTAGTCTTGTTGGTAGCTGTGTGAATGCCTGCTGAGCCAACCGAGAAGTCCTGCTGGAATTGCCCTTTAGTGGGCGTTTTGGCCTGGCCTCTGGCCTGTCTTGGCCATGTGCAGCTGTAGCTTCATAGACCATACTCAGGAAAAGCgggtggtgggtggggaggtaTTGTTTGCTGTGCTTTTATTGAAAGGTTGAaagatgtgaagaaaaaaaaaaaaaaaccaaatgggttatggggctggagatggagatTCAGCTGGAAGAGGGCTTGCCTCACATGCATGAAGCCATAGTTTGACTCCCAGTACTGCATTAAAACCAGGAACACatttctaatctcagcacttggaagatggaggccagaggtcaggagttcaaggacaacctcagctacacagtaaattcaagaccagcctaagttacattacatgagaccctgctgaaataaacaaacagtaaaaatagAAGCAGGTcgttgtggtgatttgaatgatatCTTAGCGTGCTATTgttgtgaatagacaccatgactaaCACAagtcttagaaaagaaagtatttaatttggggctcatggttccagagggtagtaaagtccatgaccatcatggtgggaagcagacagcagAGGGAGAGtgaaagacactgggcctggcatgggcttttgaaacctcaaagctgctAGGCGATGGgtggcctgtgatcccagcactcaggaggcagaggcaggcagatctgagttcgaggcccagcatggactacatagtgagttccaggacagccagggctacacagagaaaccctgtctcaaaaactatgcCTCATAAAAAACcctcaaagtctacccccagTGCCACAccccttaatccttcccaaacagtttcactaaccggggaccaagcattcaaatatagggGACTATAGAGGCTATtatcattccaaccaccacagatgagaatgactcccataggctcctatgtcttgatacttggtccctagttggtggaactgtgtgagaaggattaggaggtgtgaccttgttggaggaggtgtgtcactagggataggctttgaggttttaaaagcccacaccaaagccagtggtggcggcacacacctttaatcccagcacttgggaggcagaggcaggtggatctctgagtcctgCTGCTGGATTGTTTCTTCACATTCTAAGCTAAGCAGCTGCCTCCCAAGGGGAAGGAAGAAACTTCTGAGCTGAGAAGCCAGCTGGCTAGCTGTCTTAGGCCCTGCAGCAGTGGGGCTATGTGAGAAAGCACTTAGTACTTCATCCCTAGAGCAATCTGGGCAGCACAGATGCTGCTGTCCCACTCGCAAAGGAGCCAACCAAGGCTTACGGAAGTGAAGAGGTTGTGGAGgcaggacttgaacccaggcagTGTGTCCTTAAGAGCCAGCatgctagccgggcagtggtggcgcacgcctttaatcccagcactcgggaggcagaggcaggcggatctctgtgagttcgaggccagcctggtctacagagagagatcgaggacaggtactaaaactacacagagaagccctgtctcaaaacaaacaacaacaaaaatgagccAGCATGCTTTTTTGGTGCAGAGCTGGCTGGCCTGTGCACACTGAGAAAGTCAAGGCCAAGAACTGCTCCGTTGTGAGGATAAAGGAAGCACAGACAGAGGAGCCATGGGGGGCCTGAGCAGAAGGGCTCTGCCACCCCAGCAGACCTGAGGCCCAGCGGGGAGAGGCAGCTAGGAGTGGAGCAGGCCTGCAGCCGTAACTCATCCCAGCTGCCTAGTCTGTGTAGATTCCATACTGCTTGGTCTCCAACACTGTTGTGGGGCATCCAGGTTCCAGCACTTTTCCACAGGGACATTACAGCGTTTATAAGATGCTGTAATTTTATGTTTGGCCAACACATGGCCATGGGCGTTTTCTAAAACATCACTTTCTTCCCTGACTGTAGTTTTCAAGAAATCCACAGGGCATTCAAGCCATTCCCACACCAGCACTGGCTGAGGAAATCACCCAacatcatcctctgacctccttgtgtgcagacacactcactcactctctctctctctctctctctctctctctctctctctctctctctctctctctctctctgtgtgtctctctctgtctctgtctgtctccttccttccctctccccagtaTCTTCCTGTGCTGTTAGTGCTGGTCTAACTACCTTCCTTCCTAGTTCACCTACCTGGGACTCTGTAGAAAAGTGTCCCTTCTTATGAAATGTGCACATTTCTGGGGTCCTTCACATTTATAGAAGAGTTCTCAAGTGACCCTTGTGGGCAGTCTGCTTCACCCCTCCCTGGGCCCTGTCCACTGGTGGAGCTGAGGAGCAATGCCCGGCCTGACCCGGATGCCGGAGTGGGCTGTGGAAAGGAACAGGATCTCTGGTGTAAGCCACAATTGCCCCATTTCAATTTCAGCCTCCTTGGGCTGTATCATGTgccgccgcccccgccccgccccgccccccccccccccccattcctccaGAGCCACAGGCTGAGTGGCTGTGGAGACCAGGACCAAAACAAGATGCCCGGAACTCTGCTGTGGGCTGTGGGTTGGAAGGGTTCCCAGCATCTGTCCTTTGAATTGTCCTTTTGATATCTGAGCACAGTCATCAAGTATCCTAAGAGCTGTTTCCCCTTAGATGGTGGGAGTCTGTCACACTGCTCACTGCTCCACTCCAGTGAGCACCTGTGTTTACCGCCATCTCTACCTCCCTACAGGCAGCCCATACCACTGTCTATGGGCTACCAATCACAGCCAACACCAGAGAATAAATACATCTCCAAGGAAAATGGTCTGAGAGAGAGGCAGACCGTGACTGCAGCTAAGTAATAGAGCGGGCTTACCACACTTGAGGCCCTGGCATCACTGCCCTCCACTGGGGGAGTAGGCCAGGGAAGGAAGGCCAGAGTTCTCCTGCTAAGCCAGGGAGCCATTGGGAATACAGAGTACTCTTTGagtgtgcacgcatgtgcatgtgtgatgaaGGGTGTCTCCTTCTACCACTCTCTgtcctttccccctttcttttgaaatttcattattttcattttgtatggatgggtgttttgtttacatgtatgtctgtgcaccatatatgtGCCTGTTGCACAAAGAgagacaccagaagaggacactggatcccctggaactggagttacagatggttgtgaactgccacgtgggtgctgggaaccagatctgagtcctttgtaagagcaacaagcCACCTCTCCGGcccacctgtttgttttttatagtctcactatgcagcccactCTGGTTATTActaaagggagaggaggagggggagggggagagggagaaggggttgttttttttcttaaggagaCTTTACATAAGATGACATCAGGACACTGGGTGATCCTCTGGCTCCTGGAACTCTAGGCAATGCTGCAGGATGCATCCCAACATGACTATCACTTCAGTTGGGAGAGTGATTGCCTGGTATGCATAAAACCCTAGGTTCAACCCAGGACCACAGAGCAGAATGCAGCTGTGCTGGGACAGGCATACAATCCCACCCATCAGGATCTAGAAgctagaggatcaggagttcaagcttATCCTCTGCTACacaaggagtttgaggccaatctgggataAATGGTATCCTTTTGAAAGAGAGGCAGAAAACCAGGCATGATAGTGTACACCTATGAAAAATATTACTGGGTAgtgcacctttgatcccagcaattaggaggcagaagcagggggatcgctgcaaatctgaggccagcctggtcttaataagttccaggacagccaggaccggatggagaaaccctgtctcaaaacaaaacaaagcaaaacaacaacaacaaaatgtaactTAATTTAAACCTCATTACTAGGGCTGGGGTGTatctcagttggcagagtgcttgcctagcacaaaCAAAGCCCTGTGTTCCATCTCCTGTGCCACATAAAACAAAGCAtgacagcacacatctgtaaccctagcatttgggaagcagaggcaggaggatcattcaggccagcctggactgtatgaTGTGATActcctgaaaacaaaataaaacccaaaacccaaTTACTAGCTCAGTATGGTGGTAACATATCCATAACCTCATCACATAAtaggcagaagtaggaggatcatgagttcaaggccagccagggctacaaagtaacaacctgtctcaaaacaccaacaaAGAAACCCATAAACTAAGTTTTAAAGCTAAGTTAAGCTTCCTAGCATTACCAGGAAGCTGGAGGTGGGGTCCAAGGCCTCGGGCTTCCAAAGCTACTAAATAGAGTTCTCTTAATACACACTAGCTTTCTGGATTCCATTATCAtaggtttattttcttcttttaaattttctagatAAAAGTAGCTATGCACAGTTGAGGCAGGAGTTTGAGGGCAGACTCAGCAACACAGGAAAAgctccctcttctttcctttgcttctgGCAGTGCTGGGGGTTAAACTCGGGACCTTGTACCCATTAAGCAAGTGTTCTTCCTTCcagctgtatctccagcccctgaaaccctgtctcttaagAGAAAGCATCTagctggccatggtggtacacaccttaatcccagcaatcaggaggcagaggcaagtggatctttgtgagtttgaggctagcctataGTCTACAGggggaatttgaggacagccagaggtacacagagaaacaatgtctcaaaaaaccaaacaacaacaacaaaaattttctgatgctgggtgtggtggtacacacctttgatcccagcccttatcaggaggcagaggcagactgatttattgagttcaaggtcagcctgatctacagagcaagttctaagatagccagggctacacagagaaaccctgtcttgaaaacaacaacaaaaaaaaataataaaataaaaataaaataaaaaagaaaaaaaagaaaagaaaaagaaagaaaaagaaaaagaaaaaacagattttCAGTTACATAGTGACTTTGAAGCCAGTCTGCATTATATAGCAACATAttgttttcaaaaaacaaaaaaaaaaagggccaagtgctgtgggatgtctttctgtatgatgtgaatatgtgttgctcccattggctaataattaaagctgttttgacctatggcaaggcagcttagaggcaggcaggaaatccaagcagagatatgagaaaaagaagggcagagtcaagagagatgccagccatcACCAAAGGAGCaaaaagatgccagcagaccggtaatgtcatggccacgtggcaacatacatACAGAAATGGGTTAAAGTAAGTTAAAAGAGATAGCTAAAATAAGCTGACCCacaggccatgcagtttgtaagtaatatacaTGACAACTcacacaactctctgtaactctcacacagacacatatgcaggcaaaacaccaa is part of the Peromyscus eremicus chromosome 6, PerEre_H2_v1, whole genome shotgun sequence genome and encodes:
- the Pmf1 gene encoding polyamine-modulated factor 1; the encoded protein is MAEVSHGNEAVERGPEASSPESVPVDTTISRVKLLDTIVDTFLQKLVAPRSFERFTNCYQHFHELDPGVTRSVYDKFVAQLQTSIREEISEIKEEGNLEAVLNSLDKIVEEGKAHGEPAWRPSGIPEKDLCSAMAPYFLQQRDTLCRRVRKQEAKNQELADAVLAGRRQVEGLQQQVQALQQAWQALHREQKELLSVLRAPE